The genomic DNA GCGGACCAGGTCTCTGCGGTCGCCTGGCTGGCGACGGTGATGAACGCGTTCAACCGAGTCGCGATCACCAGTCGGTACCGGGTCGCAGGCTGACCCCCCGCCGGCCTCCCGGGCGGGCCCGACTGGATGTCGCCCTTCGGACTCGCGCCGAAAGTGGCGAGTACGGCCGGAGTCGTCGCCGCGAGCCCGGGGGGCCACCAACTGTGGGCCTTCCTCGCGCCGGGACTGCTCCGTAGGGAGAACTGGTCGCATGGTGTAACGAACGCCGCATATCACTGCGAAGCCGTCAGGGTTGAGGGCGTCCCGCGCAGCTCCGGTCGACCCGGCAGCCCCCGCCCCGCGGCGGACGGGGCGGCCTGACACGTGTCGCACACCGCCGTCAGTCCTCAGAGACCCTCTCGATTGGCTTGATCGTTAGTCTCTCCTTCGTGCTGACGACGGTGGAGCGCCTGGTTCCGGGCGGGCTGTGGGAGCTGTTCCAGCGGGTGGTACCCCCAGCGCCGGTGCGCCCGCAGGGCGGGGGCCGACGGCGTCACGGTGACCGGGAGGAGCTGGCCGCGATCTTGTTCGTAGCCACGACGGGGTGCGCGTGGCAGCAACTGCCGCCAGTCTTCGGGCCGCCTGGCCCGACCGCGCACCGACGGTTCACCGAGTGGAGCAGGGCCCGGGTCCGGGGCAAGCTTCACCGCCTGGTCCTGGACGAGCTCGGCGCACGCGGGGAACTGGATGCGGACCGGTCTGCCCCTCTCGATCGGCGTCTCCGCTGCCAACACCCACGACAGCCAGGGGCTGGAGCCGCTGGTGCGCGGCATACCTCCCGTCAGCTCCCGGCGCGGGCCTCGTCGGCGACGGCCGCCAAGCGCCACGGCGGTAAGGGGTACGACTACGGCCACCTGCGTCGATGGCTCCGCTCGCGGAACATCACGCCGCGCATCGCCCGCAAGGGCATCGAGTCCTCGCAGCGGCTGGGCCACCACCGCTGGACCGTGGAGAGAACGGTGGCCTGGCTTGCCGGATGCCGCCGCCTGCACCGCCGCTATGAGCGCGAGGCCGCGCACTTCCTCGCCTTCGCCGGCATCGCCGCCACCCTTTTCTGCTATCGCAGGATGGGCGGCCTTGCACCGCGGTAATTCGATGGCGCGCGCGGAACAGTGTGCCCACTCTGGTCCCCGTGGCAGAACCCAAATATCAGATTCGAGCCGTGCACACGGACTCCACGGTCACCGTCTACCAGGCGTACGCCCAGGAGATCGGCCTGCCGGCAGCCCGGGAGGGCCGTTTCCCGGAGGTGCGGAAGCGGGACCGGATGACATGGATCAAGCCGTCGTTCCTGTGGATGATGTACCGCTGCGGGTGGGGCGCCAAAGAAGGCCAGGAGACCGTCCTGGCTGTCGAGATCTCGCGTGAAGGCTTCGAGTGGGCACTGGAACACGCGTGCCTGTCCCACTACGAGCATGGCCTCCACGCCGACCGTGCCACGTGGAAGCGCCAATTGAAGCGGGCTCCGGCCCGAGTGCAATGGGACCCAGAACGCGACCTGCACCTTCAGCCGCTTGCCCACCGGTCGCTCCAGCTCGGCCTCGTCGGCGAGGCCGCACGCCTCTACGCCGATGAGTGGACCGTCTCTATCACCGACATCACATCGCTCGCCCACACCATCCACGCGCATGTACAGGACGGAGACCTGGACGCCGCACGGCAACTCCTGCCCCGTGAACATCCCTACCCCGTGAACGAAGGGGACCTGGCTCATCTGCACCGATGAGCGCATCTGCCAATTTGAGATGATCTCTTAGGCCTGCTTACCGCGAAGTGCATGCGGCTGAGCTGTCACACCCGTGTGCGTTATCTCGTCTCCCTGACGAGCCGCGGACGGTAAACAACGGGACGCCTGCCGAGGAATCCACCCACCGCAGTGGTGGATGGCAGAGGCAGCCCGTCGCAGGGCCCCTGGATCCGCGGCCGGGAGTCGACGTCGCTGCGGTGCGCTGTCCACCCGCGCAGTATCTCCACGGTGCTGTGGTGCGGCTGCTGCGCCCACGCGTAGTCACCCCGCGGGAGGCGTCACTGAGGGGCGAAGAGCAGTCCCTGCAGCCCAGACGGGCGCGATGAGGGCTTTTGTGGTCGTCGCGCCGTCTCCTGCACTTCGCCGAGGTCCATGCATGACGCCGCGTTCTGCGGTCCTGTATGAGAGGAACGATGCCGTATGGATGATGCCGGTGACGTGATGCCGATCGCGGAGCTGCTCGACGAGCGGCGGCATCTTCTCGATGTCGCCCGCCGGTTGCTGGGCAGAAGCAATGAGGCGGAGAACGTGATCGAGGAGATCTACCGCCAGTGGTACGAGCTGCCGGAAACCGCGCGCGCGGACATCGCCTCGCCCCGCGCGTGGCTGGCGAAGTCCGTGGCCGACATCTGCCTGGCCCGGCCCGCCCGGACCGAAGGACCCCACGAAGCCGGACCCGCGCCGACGCCGGTCGAGCGAACTGGCCCCACGCCGGACGACGAGGTCAGTCAGGTCCTGCTGAGTGTCCTGCAGGCGCTTCCGCCGGCCGAACGGGCGGCGTTCGTCCTCACCGATGTCGTCAGGGCGGCGCACGACACAGTCAACGATGCCGTCGACCGTGCGGAGCCCGAGTACGTGGAACTTATCGATCACCCATGTTGCTCGCTCCCGGGAGCACGGTCTCGTCCGGCGACGCTCCGGCA from Streptomyces sp. NBC_01707 includes the following:
- a CDS encoding DUF4291 domain-containing protein; its protein translation is MAEPKYQIRAVHTDSTVTVYQAYAQEIGLPAAREGRFPEVRKRDRMTWIKPSFLWMMYRCGWGAKEGQETVLAVEISREGFEWALEHACLSHYEHGLHADRATWKRQLKRAPARVQWDPERDLHLQPLAHRSLQLGLVGEAARLYADEWTVSITDITSLAHTIHAHVQDGDLDAARQLLPREHPYPVNEGDLAHLHR
- a CDS encoding sigma factor, with the translated sequence MDDAGDVMPIAELLDERRHLLDVARRLLGRSNEAENVIEEIYRQWYELPETARADIASPRAWLAKSVADICLARPARTEGPHEAGPAPTPVERTGPTPDDEVSQVLLSVLQALPPAERAAFVLTDVVRAAHDTVNDAVDRAEPEYVELIDHPCCSLPGARSRPATLRQHDAVARALRAACVAEDAVLLESMLCPHATAVFDGGGKVRTRVRSVRGPQQVARSLLTVLGPHPRTTVAAQSVNGRTGMVVRYEQRVVAVISLDVAGDRVAHVWAVLNPDKLRRWNQPIDRTTPL